A section of the Carya illinoinensis cultivar Pawnee chromosome 12, C.illinoinensisPawnee_v1, whole genome shotgun sequence genome encodes:
- the LOC122289536 gene encoding polycomb group protein EMBRYONIC FLOWER 2-like isoform X1, with translation MCRQNSCAQLSVEKTTAAEESLLIYCKPVELYNILQRRALHNPSFLRRCLHYKLQARRKRRLKAGIVIFNYRDYNNMLQKTEVTDDFACPFCLMQCASFKGLRYHLCSSHDLFNFEFWVTEEYQAVNVSVKIDILRSETVAASVEPKLQSFLFCSRPRKLRRKELDQNEKLVNVQFLELDSPRPVGEHIHNGFLEKDDDVQSCKGEMVSKSFPSVKEMHNGRVGGNYVPDYPGAAGCIERVASSSNVPGVSIAMAQSSVDPECVKSVSGSDPAVPAKARKSSAERSDPRNRVLLQKRQFFHSHRVQPMALDQVLSDRDSEDEVDDDIADLEDRRMLDDFVDVTKDEKKLMHLWNSFVRKQRVLADGHVSWACEAFSKLHGQELISSPALFWCWRLFMIKLWNHGLLDACTMDNCSLTLEKCRNEGSDAMKS, from the exons ATGTGCCGTCAGAATTCTTGTGCTCAATTGTCTGTAGAAAAGACGACTGCAGCTGAAGAGAGTCTACTAATATATTGCAAGCCTGTTGAACTGTACAATATTCTTCAGCGCCGTGCTTTACACAAT CCTTCATTTCTTCGAAGATGTTTGCATTACAAATTACAAGCAAGGCGTAAAAGGAG ATTGAAGGCTGGAATTGTAATTTTCAACTATAGAGACTACAACAACATGCTACAGAAGACTGAAG TAACTGATGACTTCGCTTGTCCATTTTGCCTGATGCAATGTGCAAGCTTTAAG GGTCTTCGGTATCATTTGTGTTCTTCACACGACCTATTCAACTTTGAGTTTTGG GTAACTGAAGAGTATCAGGCAGTGAATGTCTCTGTGAAGATTGATATATTAAGATCTGAG ACTGTAGCTGCTTCAGTGGAGCCAAAACTgcaatcatttttgttttg CTCAAGGCCACGAAAGCTTAGGCGAAAGGAACTTGATCAAAATGAAAAGCTTGTTAATGTACAGTTCCTGGAGTTGGACTCACCCAGACCAGTCGGGGAACATATACATAATGGTTTTTTGGAGAAGGATGATG ATGTTCAATCATGTAAAGGCGAGATGGTTTCCAAGTCATTTCCTAGTGTGAAAGAAATGCATAATGGAAGGGTTGGAGGAAACTATGTTCCTGATTATCCTGGTGCTGCTGGGTGCATAGAGCGTGTTGCATCCAGTTCTAATGTTCCTGGCGTTTCAATTGCCATGGCTCAATCTTCTGTTGATCCTGAATGCGTTAAATCAGTATCTGGAAGTGATCCTGCAGTCCCTGCCAAAGCAAGGAAATCAAGCGCTGAGCGGTCAGACCCTAGAAA ccGTGTGCTCCTGCAGAAGCGACAGTTCTTTCACTCTCACAGAGTTCAG CCTATGGCATTAGATCAAGTACTTTCAGACCGGGATAGTGAAGATGAAGTTGATGATGACATTGCGGATCTTGAGGATCGAAGG ATGCTTGATGACTTTGTAGATGTtacaaaagatgaaaagaagcTTATGCATCTTTGGAACTCATTTGTGAGAAAGCAAAG GGTGCTGGCAGATGGTCATGTTTCCTGGGCATGTGAAGCGTTTTCGAAGCTTCATGGACaagaactcatctcatctccagCTCTCTTTTG GTGTTGGAGGTTATTCATGATCAAACTTTGGAATCATGGTCTTCTTGATGCCTGCACAATGGACAACTGCAGTTTGACTCTTGAAAAATGCAGAAATGAGGGATCAGATGCTATGAAAAGCTAA
- the LOC122289536 gene encoding polycomb group protein EMBRYONIC FLOWER 2-like isoform X2 — protein sequence MCRQNSCAQLSVEKTTAAEESLLIYCKPVELYNILQRRALHNPSFLRRCLHYKLQARRKRRLKAGIVIFNYRDYNNMLQKTEVTDDFACPFCLMQCASFKGLRYHLCSSHDLFNFEFWVTEEYQAVNVSVKIDILRSETVAASVEPKLQSFLFCSRPRKLRRKELDQNEKLVNVQFLELDSPRPVGEHIHNGFLEKDDDVQSCKGEMVSKSFPSVKEMHNGRVGGNYVPDYPGAAGCIERVASSSNVPGVSIAMAQSSVDPECVKSVSGSDPAVPAKARKSSAERSDPRNRVLLQKRQFFHSHRVQASFFSFELFKWAATLYHSSSHHCPSLITVFSTWHYMLVLLV from the exons ATGTGCCGTCAGAATTCTTGTGCTCAATTGTCTGTAGAAAAGACGACTGCAGCTGAAGAGAGTCTACTAATATATTGCAAGCCTGTTGAACTGTACAATATTCTTCAGCGCCGTGCTTTACACAAT CCTTCATTTCTTCGAAGATGTTTGCATTACAAATTACAAGCAAGGCGTAAAAGGAG ATTGAAGGCTGGAATTGTAATTTTCAACTATAGAGACTACAACAACATGCTACAGAAGACTGAAG TAACTGATGACTTCGCTTGTCCATTTTGCCTGATGCAATGTGCAAGCTTTAAG GGTCTTCGGTATCATTTGTGTTCTTCACACGACCTATTCAACTTTGAGTTTTGG GTAACTGAAGAGTATCAGGCAGTGAATGTCTCTGTGAAGATTGATATATTAAGATCTGAG ACTGTAGCTGCTTCAGTGGAGCCAAAACTgcaatcatttttgttttg CTCAAGGCCACGAAAGCTTAGGCGAAAGGAACTTGATCAAAATGAAAAGCTTGTTAATGTACAGTTCCTGGAGTTGGACTCACCCAGACCAGTCGGGGAACATATACATAATGGTTTTTTGGAGAAGGATGATG ATGTTCAATCATGTAAAGGCGAGATGGTTTCCAAGTCATTTCCTAGTGTGAAAGAAATGCATAATGGAAGGGTTGGAGGAAACTATGTTCCTGATTATCCTGGTGCTGCTGGGTGCATAGAGCGTGTTGCATCCAGTTCTAATGTTCCTGGCGTTTCAATTGCCATGGCTCAATCTTCTGTTGATCCTGAATGCGTTAAATCAGTATCTGGAAGTGATCCTGCAGTCCCTGCCAAAGCAAGGAAATCAAGCGCTGAGCGGTCAGACCCTAGAAA ccGTGTGCTCCTGCAGAAGCGACAGTTCTTTCACTCTCACAGAGTTCAG GcatcctttttctcttttgaacTTTTCAAATGGGCCGCCACTTTGTATCATAGCTCCTCACACCATTGTCCTTCACTCATAACTGTTTTCAGCACCTGGCATTATATGCTGGTTTTGCTTGTATAA
- the LOC122289538 gene encoding uncharacterized protein LOC122289538 — protein sequence MVNNLQSFTTAKEMWDYFRRVYYQDNTARKFQVELEISNYKQGNLSIEQFYARFLNLWSKHSGIVYSKVPKAALEAFQVVHAESQRDQFLMKLRPKFETARAGLINRNPVPSLDVCLGKLLREEQRLATQHGLTQETVTTEMVNVAYAAQGKGRSKTQIQCFSCKEFGHITKHCSRKFCNYCKKEGHIIKDSRVRPQNRQSQGFHTAAQVNFAAVPFVSTPGHPPTAGSSSPLTPTMVQQMIASAFSALGLQGSSVGKRDSEGA from the exons ATGGTCAACAACCTTCAATCATTTACTACTGCTAAGGAGATGTGGGACTATTTTAGGCGTGTATATTATCAAGACAATACTGCACGCAAATTTCAAGTTGAGTTagagatttccaactacaaaCAAGGTAATCTCTCTATTGAACAGTTCTATGCTAGGTTTCTAAATTTATGGAGTAAGCATTCTGGGATAGTATATTCCAAAGTTCCTAAGGCAGCCCTAGAAGCATTCCAAGTTGTTCATGCTGAGAGTCAAAGAGATCAATTCTTGATGAAACTAAGACCTAAGTTTGAGACTGCACGAGCTGGTTTGATAAACCGTAATCCTGTTCCTTCCTTGGATGTGTGCCTGGGGAAATTATTGAGAGAAGAGCAGCGTCTTGCTACTCAACATGGACTCACTCAAGAAACTGTGACAACTGAGATGGTTAATGTGGCATATGCTGCTCAAGGGAAAGGAAGATCCAAGACACAGATACAGTGCTTTAGTTGTAAGGAATTTGGGCATATTACAAAACATTGCAGCAGAAAATTCTGCAATTATTGCAAAAAGGAGGGCCATATTATTAAAGACAGTCGCGTGCGACCTCAGAATCGACAGAGCCAAGGATTTCACACCGCTGCCCAGGTTAATTTCGCTGCTGTCCCCTTTGTATCTACTCCGGGGCATCCACCTACAGCTGGTTCTTCATCTCCTCTTACACCTACGATGGTCCAACAGATGATTGCTTCCGCTTTTTCTGCGCTTGGTCTTCAAG GATCAAGTGTCGGGAAACGTGATAGCGAAGGGGCCTAA
- the LOC122289128 gene encoding uncharacterized protein LOC122289128 isoform X2, with product MDNSNPELASDSQVPGSSCSLSFPSEPPDIRLWFSSYKYESPVMDSNDNFGDSLSKESEFAKDKLVMEESNGDKEENPGRYSCIRKRSEGLVCGKLCSSGYVKCCSSSGNDKHETQFSNRMFLDIPSAPLLADSLHSPSLLSEPPDIRNWFSSYVYESPVLNTSEDLGDFISIESGSKNVGSAIEESNSEKKEILREYKNSRNRGDATVGEMLHSDGDVKSHWSVNNEHKPKSLKEVDIGVGWNKTTSALNNSSFGSSLGQSLNVEILQNDRFSPTKDVSSLNCEDSKSKQEQPQKTTSMLLNISRTSGSDDRETPNKLISIRDSTREISQVEVQAELGHGSPESNSKLNLLNGITMKKSTQEISGKENEEKDVSEIGFVTTRNINFKRTNNEDSMRRPEGINKRTDSTSCGKKGLIKTKVLAETTNFQRSGAIEVTGKWQCPQKSKPDKGPPLKQLRLEQWIRRA from the exons ATGGACAATTCAAACCCAGAGCTAGCCTCTGATTCTCAG GTTCCGGGTTCTTCGTGCTCACTTTCGTTTCCTTCTG AGCCTCCTGATATTAGGCTCTGGTTCTCAAGCTACAAGTATGAGTCTCCTGTTATGGACTCGAATGACAACTTCGGAGATTCactttcaaaagaaagtgaattTGCAAAAGACAAATTGGTTATGGAAGAGAGCAACGgagataaagaagaaaatcctgGTAGATATAGTTGTATTCGAAAAAGAAGTGAAGGACTTGTTTGTGGGAAGCTTTGCTCCAGTGGGTACGTGAAATGTTGCAGCTCTTCTGGAAATGATAAGCACgaaacccagttttcaaataGGATGTTCCTTGACATCCCTTCTGCCCCTTTG CTTGCAGATTCATTGCACTCGCCTTCGCTCCTCTCTG AGCCTCCTGACATCAGAAACTGGTTTTCAAGCTACGTTTATGAGTCTCCTGTATTGAATACAAGCGAAGATCTTGGAGATTTTATTTCTATAGAAAGCGGAAGTAAGAATGTTGGGTCTGCCATAGAAGAGAGCAACTCAGAAAAGAAGGAAATTTTAAGGGAATATAAAAATAGCAGAAATAGAGGTGATGCTACTGTGGGTGAGATGTTGCACTCGGATGGTGATGTAAAATCTCACTGGTCCGTAAATAATGAACACAAACCGAAGTCTTTGAAAGAG GTCGACATTGGGGTTGGATGGAACAAAACTACATCTGCTTTAAACAATTCTTCTTTTGGAAGTTCTTTGGGACAAAGCTTGAATGTTGAAATACTGCAAAATGATCGATTTAGTCCAACCAAAGATGTCTCAAGCTTGAATTGTGAGGATTCTAAAAGTAAGCAAGAGCAGCCACAGAAAACCACTTCGATGCTATTGAACATCAGTAGAACTTCAGGAAGTGATGATAGAGAAACTCCAAACAAGTTGATTTCTATTAGGGATTCCACACGGGAGATCTCACAAGTGGAGGTCCAAGCAGAACTTGGCCACGGGTCACCTGAAAGCAATTCCAAGTTAAATCTACTCAATGGAATTACAATGAAAAAATCAACTCAGGAAATAAGTggcaaagaaaatgaagaaaaagatgtttCAGAAATTGGTTTTGTTACGACAAGGAATATCAACTTTAAGAGGACAAACAATGAGGATTCTATGAGAAGGCCAGAAGGTATTAATAAAAGGACAGATTCAACCTCTTGTGGAAAGAAAGGTCTCATAAAAACAAAGGTCTTAGCAGAAACAACCAATTTTCAACGCTCTGGTGCAATAGAGGTTACTGGGAAATGGCAGTGTCCTCAGAAGAGTAAGCCGGATAAGGGACCTCCATTGAAGCAACTTCGACTAGAGCAATGGATTCGCAGGGCGTGA
- the LOC122289128 gene encoding uncharacterized protein LOC122289128 isoform X1 has product MDNSNPELASDSQVPGSSCSLSFPSEPPDIRLWFSSYKYESPVMDSNDNFGDSLSKESEFAKDKLVMEESNGDKEENPGRYSCIRKRSEGLVCGKLCSSGYVKCCSSSGNDKHETQFSNRMFLDIPSAPLLADSLHSPSLLSEPPDIRNWFSSYVYESPVLNTSEDLGDFISIESGSKNVGSAIEESNSEKKEILREYKNSRNRGDATVGEMLHSDGDVKSHWSVNNEHKPKSLKELQVDIGVGWNKTTSALNNSSFGSSLGQSLNVEILQNDRFSPTKDVSSLNCEDSKSKQEQPQKTTSMLLNISRTSGSDDRETPNKLISIRDSTREISQVEVQAELGHGSPESNSKLNLLNGITMKKSTQEISGKENEEKDVSEIGFVTTRNINFKRTNNEDSMRRPEGINKRTDSTSCGKKGLIKTKVLAETTNFQRSGAIEVTGKWQCPQKSKPDKGPPLKQLRLEQWIRRA; this is encoded by the exons ATGGACAATTCAAACCCAGAGCTAGCCTCTGATTCTCAG GTTCCGGGTTCTTCGTGCTCACTTTCGTTTCCTTCTG AGCCTCCTGATATTAGGCTCTGGTTCTCAAGCTACAAGTATGAGTCTCCTGTTATGGACTCGAATGACAACTTCGGAGATTCactttcaaaagaaagtgaattTGCAAAAGACAAATTGGTTATGGAAGAGAGCAACGgagataaagaagaaaatcctgGTAGATATAGTTGTATTCGAAAAAGAAGTGAAGGACTTGTTTGTGGGAAGCTTTGCTCCAGTGGGTACGTGAAATGTTGCAGCTCTTCTGGAAATGATAAGCACgaaacccagttttcaaataGGATGTTCCTTGACATCCCTTCTGCCCCTTTG CTTGCAGATTCATTGCACTCGCCTTCGCTCCTCTCTG AGCCTCCTGACATCAGAAACTGGTTTTCAAGCTACGTTTATGAGTCTCCTGTATTGAATACAAGCGAAGATCTTGGAGATTTTATTTCTATAGAAAGCGGAAGTAAGAATGTTGGGTCTGCCATAGAAGAGAGCAACTCAGAAAAGAAGGAAATTTTAAGGGAATATAAAAATAGCAGAAATAGAGGTGATGCTACTGTGGGTGAGATGTTGCACTCGGATGGTGATGTAAAATCTCACTGGTCCGTAAATAATGAACACAAACCGAAGTCTTTGAAAGAG TTACAGGTCGACATTGGGGTTGGATGGAACAAAACTACATCTGCTTTAAACAATTCTTCTTTTGGAAGTTCTTTGGGACAAAGCTTGAATGTTGAAATACTGCAAAATGATCGATTTAGTCCAACCAAAGATGTCTCAAGCTTGAATTGTGAGGATTCTAAAAGTAAGCAAGAGCAGCCACAGAAAACCACTTCGATGCTATTGAACATCAGTAGAACTTCAGGAAGTGATGATAGAGAAACTCCAAACAAGTTGATTTCTATTAGGGATTCCACACGGGAGATCTCACAAGTGGAGGTCCAAGCAGAACTTGGCCACGGGTCACCTGAAAGCAATTCCAAGTTAAATCTACTCAATGGAATTACAATGAAAAAATCAACTCAGGAAATAAGTggcaaagaaaatgaagaaaaagatgtttCAGAAATTGGTTTTGTTACGACAAGGAATATCAACTTTAAGAGGACAAACAATGAGGATTCTATGAGAAGGCCAGAAGGTATTAATAAAAGGACAGATTCAACCTCTTGTGGAAAGAAAGGTCTCATAAAAACAAAGGTCTTAGCAGAAACAACCAATTTTCAACGCTCTGGTGCAATAGAGGTTACTGGGAAATGGCAGTGTCCTCAGAAGAGTAAGCCGGATAAGGGACCTCCATTGAAGCAACTTCGACTAGAGCAATGGATTCGCAGGGCGTGA
- the LOC122290450 gene encoding probable enoyl-CoA hydratase 2, mitochondrial, translated as MVAFRIFAMAVSHQCMKKWKPHQVNQPSVSLIISRSSTFSSRTWQYQSVRTLILESVSSESVRLNRLSGSNSGIVEVRLERPGAKNAIGKDMLRGLQETFEAIERDPSANVVMICSSVPRVFCAGADLKERKTMNPSEVHSFVNSLRSTFSALEALRLPTIAVIEGAALGGGLEMALSCDLRICGEEAILGLPETGLAIIPGAGGTQRLPRLVGKGVAKELIFTGRRICGRDAMSMGLVNYCVPTGEAHQKGLEIAQDINQKGPIAIRMAKRAINEGLEIDMASALELEEDCYEQLLNTKDRLEGLAAFAEKRKPRYTGE; from the exons ATGGTTGCTTTCAGGATCTTCGCGATGGCAGTGAGCCACCAGTGCATGAAAAAATGGAAACCCCATCAAGTGAATCAACCATCGGTAAGCTTGATTATCTCTCGGAGTTCCACATTCAGTTCCCGCACATGGCAATACCAGAGTGTCAGAACTCTGATTTTGGAGTCTGTCTCTTCTGAATCAGTCCGGCTGAACAGACTCTCCGGCTCAAATTCCG GAATTGTTGAGGTTAGGTTGGAGAGACCAGGCGCTAAAAATGCGATTGGGAAAGACATGTTGAGAGGCTTACAGGAGACCTTTGAAGCAATTGAAAGGGATCCCTCTGCCAATGTTGTGATGATTTGCAGTTCAGTTCCAAGGGTGTTCTGCGCAGGGGCTGATCTGAAG GAGCGCAAGACAATGAATCCTTCTGAGGTTCATTCTTTTGTCAACTCACTTCGCTCTACATTCTCAGCTTTAGAG GCACTTCGTCTTCCTACTATTGCTGTTATTGAAGGAGCAGCATTGGGTGGAGGACTAGAAATGGCTCTGTCATGTGATCTTCGAATATGTG GAGAAGAAGCAATATTGGGCTTGCCAGAAACGGGACTTGCAATAATCCCTGG GGCAGGTGGGACACAGCGACTTCCTAGATTGGTTGGAAAGGGGGTAGCAAAGGAACTTATATTCACTGGTCGAAGGATTTGTGGCAGAGATGCAATGTCCATGG GTCTTGTTAATTACTGCGTTCCTACTGGTGAAGCTCATCAAAAGGGACTCGAAATAGCTCAAGATATAAATCAGAAG GGTCCAATAGCAATAAGGATGGCAAAAAGAGCTATCAACGAGGGACTTGAGATAGACATGGCATCAGCTTTGGAATTGGAAGAAGATTGCTATGAACAGCTACTGAACACAAAAGATCGCTTGGAAGGCTTAGCTGCATTTGCTGAGAAGCGGAAGCCAAGGTATACTGGTgagtaa